From a single Sorghum bicolor cultivar BTx623 chromosome 5, Sorghum_bicolor_NCBIv3, whole genome shotgun sequence genomic region:
- the LOC8071833 gene encoding obtusifoliol 14-alpha demethylase-like, with amino-acid sequence MFGKDVAFGVDIVTRTEQHRFYIDALKPAKLRCHVAPMLQEVEKYFAKWGQYGTVDLKQELEQLLMLISARCLLGKEVRENMFDEVFSGFHELTENSLQLISLLFPYAPTPMTRRRDRACTMLSSNFTQIIRLRKSSNRVEEDVLQNLMDSKYKDGRPTTEAEVTGLIIAILFAGKHTSTTSSTWTGARLLSHKECLEAALEEQQKILKKYGDNIDYDILLEMSFLHCCIKEALRMHPTAPMFLRKVHKNFTVRTREGYEYEIPSGHTIASPLVINHNIPYIYKDPNVYDPHRFGHGREEDRVGGKFTYNAFSGGRHACPGEAYAYMQVKVIWSHLLRNFELKLVSSFPETNWLKLSPEPRGKVEVSYKRRMLSRSILENL; translated from the exons ATGTTTGGCAAAGATGTTGCTTTTGGTGTGGATATTGTCACCCGAACTGAACAACATCGCTTCTATATTGACGCACTAAAACCAGCTAAGTTGAGGTGCCATGTTGCTCCAATGCTTCAGGAAGTGGAA AAATACTTTGCAAAATGGGGACAGTATGGTACCGTTGATCTAAAGCAGGAACTGGAGCAGTTACTCATGCTGATCTCAGCACGCTGCCTACTAGGGAAAGAGGTTCGGGAGAATATGTTCGATGAGGTTTTCTCCGGATTCCATGAACTCACAGAAAACAGCTTGCAGCTAATCAGCTTACTATTTCCATATGCCCCAACGCCGATGACTCGACGGCGCGATAGGGCGTGTACTATGCTCTCAAGCAATTTCACTCAGATTATTCGATTGCGTAAGAGCTCCAACAGAGTTGAGGAGGACGTTTTACAGAACCTGATGGACTCCAAATACAAGGATGGACGCCCCACAACTGAAGCTGAGGTTACTGGGCTCATAATTGCCATCCTCTTCGCTGGAAAGCACACAAGCACGACCAGCAGCACGTGGACTGGAGCTCGCCTTCTAAGCCACAAAGAGTGCTTGGAGGCTGCCCTTGAGGAGCAGCAGAAAATCCTCAAGAAATATGGGGACAACATAGACTACGATATCCTTCTGGAGATGAGCTTCCTACACTGTTGCATCAAGGAGGCACTACGGATGCACCCTACAGCACCAATGTTTCTTCGCAAGGTGCACAAGAACTTTACCGTACGGACTAGAGAAGGCTATGAGTACGAGATTCCAAGTGGGCATACCATAGCAAGCCCTTTGGTCATAAACCACAACATTCCATACATTTACAAGGACCCTAATGTGTATGACCCACACCGGTTTggtcatggaagggaggaagacaGAGTTGGTGGAAAGTTCACTTACAATGCGTTCAGTGGTGGAAGACATGCTTGCCCGGGGGAAGCTTATGCCTATATGCAAGTGAAGGTGATATGGAGCCATTTGCTAaggaactttgagctcaagttgGTGTCATCATTCCCCGAGACCAATTGGCTAAAGCTTTCCCCAGAACCTAGAGGGAAAGTGGAGGTCAGTTACAAAAGACGGATGCTATCTAGGAGCATCTTGGAAAACTTATGA